The DNA region AAATAGCCTGTATGTACTATTTTAAATGCATTACATTCCAAACAATCAGTCGAAGGCAGGTCAGTGTTTGGTCGCAGCAGTTCTTGGTCAAGGAGGTAGAAAGAGCTATAAGAAAATACAAAACCGACAACATGTATTAACAGCAAAACCACCAAACACACACAGTACGTAgcgtgaaaatatatatatatatatatactggactgtctcaggaaattagaatacacaatattctaattttttgagacagtcctgtgtatatatacaggactgtctcaggaaattagaatacacaatattctaatttcctgagacagtcaggattaAATTgggttcctgagacagtcaggaaattagaatattgtgtattctaatttcctgagacagtccagtatatatatttttattttttttaaataaatatatttcagATTGAAAGAACAACTTCTCATAGGTGTAAACAAACAGCTAGGAGTATTATGCAATATATTGTATTAACTACAAATTGcaccttccatccatccatccatccatccatccatccatccatccatccatccatccatccatccatacctGTACCTTGAGGATGTGAATGCATATTGTGCTTTTATTCAGGAGACGTACGTCTGTACCTCAGTGGAATCACGATGTAACTTCTTTTGATTTACTTCGTGGACATGTTTTCTTACAATCCAACACATCTGTCTTGACCTGGCCCAGAGTTCGCAGTAAGCACATGGCATCAAACCCTTCATCACTAGCTTCATGCAATAACTCAAGCACCTGTCAATAAGATGTGAAATGAGTTCCAACAttcttctctgtttttattgttattcaAAATTGACCAACCTGCAGGCATTTGAAGGACTTCAGTTCACTTAGGTTCTCCTGCAAAAACAGCAGGTAGATGCTGAGGTCATTGTAGAAGGGTGTAATGACGCCCAAACCACCAAAGCCTGGCAGCATCTCATAAGGCCGAAGGAAGTTGGAACTTTGTCGCGCAGGTCCGACAGCGGCGTACACCACCAGTGGAATGAGCAGCACATAAACCCCAAGGTTGATATAGCTGAGCAACCGGAAGACCCCCACTGCCACGAGTTTACACTGGACGGCTGAGGGTACTCTGCTGTCGTTGGTCAACACCCCTGTGCGCAGGTCACACGAAAACTCATCGGTAAGGGAGGCCAGTTGGATGTAGTATCCCAGGTAAAGGCAGGCAAGGAGCAGGACGAGTAGAGTCAATCCCCGGCATGCCAAGTACATGATGACAAGGCGGTGAGAGAAACGCTTGGTCTTTAGATACTGCTCAACTAAAGGGTATTTGAAGCAACTCTCAGTCAGCTCCAGAGCACTGCTGCAGAGGACAGAAGTATGTCATTTGAAAATGCATCCTCTTCTTTACCAgtataaaaagaaagaaatgaaaTACATGCAGCATTTAGTGTTTTTAGTGAATTCACAATCAACATTTTTCTCACAAGTATTTATCCTAATTGTTTTTATAgccatcatttgcaaaaataatttgtattctcacttcaaaatgttacttttagGTCAATGAAGCAATAATCAGTCAAGCCTTTCCACTCCACGTGAGGAAACAGTAactatactgtacaataataatataacaatataagaaAGTAAtactataaaaaaatatattacataTTGTCAGAAAAATATAGCTGTTCTTATAAAATGTATTCTGTTTGTCATAACATATTCATTTTTGCCTtactgtaaagaaaaaaaaggtcttGGTGCTGCTGTCTCATTTTTGATAATGT from Corythoichthys intestinalis isolate RoL2023-P3 chromosome 8, ASM3026506v1, whole genome shotgun sequence includes:
- the LOC130920555 gene encoding pannexin-1-like: MAIAHVATEYVFSDFLLKDPTEAKYKGMRLELVADKIVTFLAVGLPLFLISLAFAQEVSVGTQISCFAPTNFSWRQAAYVDSFCWAAVQQQADSSPLWLHKFFPYILLSLAILVYIPALFWRFTAAPHLSSDLKFIMEELDRFYNRAIKLAKNLASLDAQDKDVSPDAQSSALELTESCFKYPLVEQYLKTKRFSHRLVIMYLACRGLTLLVLLLACLYLGYYIQLASLTDEFSCDLRTGVLTNDSRVPSAVQCKLVAVGVFRLLSYINLGVYVLLIPLVVYAAVGPARQSSNFLRPYEMLPGFGGLGVITPFYNDLSIYLLFLQENLSELKSFKCLQVLELLHEASDEGFDAMCLLRTLGQVKTDVLDCKKTCPRSKSKEVTS